A window from Mauremys reevesii isolate NIE-2019 linkage group 9, ASM1616193v1, whole genome shotgun sequence encodes these proteins:
- the LOC120371383 gene encoding uncharacterized protein LOC120371383 codes for MARLLRRFRRKALQVPPEPSGRSGHLPKGQSHLSVPAGGEAAPIQARRRKIPAFWRTKPAPGAGADLGETPTKPRWSWLRLRFCGQDPAQEGRRAGRLWGLLCGQQRPQEPSPHSQQGASPCLGSEDLSAPSDQEVEDPSTSTISAARDSSSAWGSSSSDASGRCCFVPGTPTESAAEEWLEMTTEEAALKVIGEQLQGRDKDEGQQLRFLRAIYPACLAAQDRGQDTLEPHCCKAAVVERIVVSENPSSGSWRGERDVGLAGVWPG; via the exons ATGGCCAGGCTCCTGCGGAGGTTCAGgaggaaggctctgcaggtgccccCAGAGCCTTCGGGAAGGAGCGGCCATcttcccaaggggcagagccacctctccgtccccgctggcggggaagcagctcccatccaggccagaAGGCGGAAGATCCCAGCCTTCTGGAGAACAAAGCCAGCTCCCGGTGCAGGCGCCGACCTGGGAGAGACCCCGACCAAGCCCaggtggagctggctcaggttgAGGTTTTGCggacaggacccagcccaggaggggcgccgggcagggaggctctggggcctgttatgtgggcagcagcggccccaggagcccagccctcattcccagcagggggcatcgcCTTGCCTGGGCTCTGAGGATCTTTCAGCCCCCTCAGACCAGGAGGTGGAAGATCCCAGCACTAGCACCATCAGCGCAGCACgggacagcagcagtgcctggggctccagcagcagcgacgcctctggacgctgctgctttgttccag ggacccccacggagtcagcggcggaggaatggctggagatgaccacagaggaagctgctctcaaggtcatcggagagcagctccagggcagagacaag GAtgaggggcagcagctcaggttcctGCGGGCCATCTACCCCGCGTGTCTTGCTGCACAGGACCGAGGGCAGGACACGCTGGAGCCGCACTGCTGCAAGGcggctgtggtggagaggattgtggtgagtgagaATCCGTCATCcggcagctggaggggggagagagacgtGGGATTGGCCGGGGTATGGCCGGGctaa